In Symphalangus syndactylus isolate Jambi chromosome 14, NHGRI_mSymSyn1-v2.1_pri, whole genome shotgun sequence, one DNA window encodes the following:
- the PKMYT1 gene encoding membrane-associated tyrosine- and threonine-specific cdc2-inhibitory kinase isoform X1, protein MLERPPVLAMPVPTEGTPPPLSDTPIPVPAYFHHAEPGFSLKRPRGLSRSLPPPPPAKGSIPISRLFPPRTPGWHQLQPRRVSFRSEASKTLQSPGYDPSRPESFFQQSFQRLSRLGHGSYGEVFKVRSKEDGRLYAVKRSMSPFRGPKDRARKLAEVGSHEKVGQHPCCVRLEQAWEEGGILYLQTELCGPNLQQHCEAWGASLPEAQVWGYLRDTLLALAHLHGQGLVHLDVKPANIFLGPRGRCKLGDFGLLVELGTAGAGEVQEGDPRYMAPELLQGSYGTAADVFSLGLTILEVACNMELPHGGEGWQQLRQGYLPPEFTAGLSSELRSVLVMMLEPDPKLRATAEALLALPVLRQPRAWGVLWCMAAEALSRGWALWQALLALLCWLWHGLAHPTSWLQPLGPPATPPGSPPCSLLLDSSLSSNWDDDSLGPSLSPEAVLARTVGSTSTPRSRCTPRDALDLSDIDSEPPRGSFPSFEPRNLLSLFEDTLDPT, encoded by the exons ATGCTAGAAC GGCCTCCTGTGCTGGCCATGCCCGTGCCTACGGAGGGCACCCCGCCACCTCTGAGTGACACCCCCATCCCAGTCCCGGCCTACTTCCACCACGCAGAACCTGGATTCTCCCTCAAGAGGCCCAGGGGGCTCAGCCGGAGCCTCCCACCTCCGCCCCCTGCCAAGGGCAGCATCCCCATCAGCCGCCTCTTCCCTCCTCGGACCCCAGGCTGGCACCAGCTGCAGCCCCGGCGGGTGTCATTCCGGAGTGAGGCCTCAAAGACTCTGCAGAGCCCTGGGTATGACCCAAGCCGGCCAGAGTCCTTCTTCCAGCAGAGCTTCCAGAGGCTCAGCCGCCTGGGCCATGGCTCCTACGGAGAGGTCTTCAAG GTGCGCTCCAAGGAGGACGGCCGGCTCTATGCGGTAAAGCGTTCCATGTCACCATTCCGGGGCCCCAAGGACCGGGCTCGCAAGCTGGCCGAGGTGGGCAGCCACGAGAAGGTGGGGCAGCACCCATGCTGCGTGAGGCTAGAGCAGGCCTGGGAGGAGGGCGGCATCCTGTACCTGCAGACGGAGCTGTGCGGGCCCAACCTGCAGCAACACTGTGAGGCCTGGGGCGCCAGCCTGCCTGAGGCCCAGGTCTGGGGCTACCTGCGGGACACGCTGCTTGCCCTGGCCCACCTGCACGGCCAGGGCCTGGTGCACCTTGATGTCAAGCCTGCCAACATCTTCCTGGGGCCCCGGGGCCGCTGCAAGCTGGGTGACTTCGGACTGCTGGTGGAGCTGGGTACAGCAGGAGCTGGTGAGGTCCAGGAGGGAGACCCCCGCTACATGGCCCCCGAGCTGCTGCAGGGCTCCTATGGGACAGCAGCGGATGTGTTCAG TCTGGGCCTCACCATCCTGGAAGTGGCATGCAACATGGAGCTGCCCCACGGTGGGGAGGGCTGGCAGCAGCTGCGCCAGGGCTACCTGCCCCCTGAGTTCACTGCCG GTCTGTCTTCCGAGCTGCGTTCTGTCCTTGTCATGATGCTGGAGCCGGACCCCAAGCTGCGGGCCACGGCCGAGGCCCTGCTGGCACTGCCTGTGTTGAGGCAGCCTCGGGCTTGGGGTGTGTTGTGGTGCATGGCAGCGGAAGCCCTGAGCCGAGGGTGGGCCCTGTGGCAG gccctgctTGCCCTGCTCTGCTGGCTCTGGCATGGGCTGGCTCACCCCACCAGCTGGCTACAGCCCCTGGGCCCGccagccaccccgcctggctcaCCACCCTGCAGTTTGCTCCTGGACAGCAGCCTCTCCAGCAACTGGGATGATGACAGCCTAGG GCCCTCACTCTCCCCTGAGGCTGTCCTGGCCCGGACTGTGGGGAGCACCTCCACCCCCCGGAGCAGGTGCACACCCAG ggaTGCCCTGGACCTAAGTGACATCGACTCAGAGCCTCCTCGGGGCTCCTTCCCCTCCTTTGAGCCTCGGAACCTCCTCAGCCTGTTTGAGGACACCCTAGACCCAACCTGA
- the PKMYT1 gene encoding membrane-associated tyrosine- and threonine-specific cdc2-inhibitory kinase isoform X2: MPVPTEGTPPPLSDTPIPVPAYFHHAEPGFSLKRPRGLSRSLPPPPPAKGSIPISRLFPPRTPGWHQLQPRRVSFRSEASKTLQSPGYDPSRPESFFQQSFQRLSRLGHGSYGEVFKVRSKEDGRLYAVKRSMSPFRGPKDRARKLAEVGSHEKVGQHPCCVRLEQAWEEGGILYLQTELCGPNLQQHCEAWGASLPEAQVWGYLRDTLLALAHLHGQGLVHLDVKPANIFLGPRGRCKLGDFGLLVELGTAGAGEVQEGDPRYMAPELLQGSYGTAADVFSLGLTILEVACNMELPHGGEGWQQLRQGYLPPEFTAGLSSELRSVLVMMLEPDPKLRATAEALLALPVLRQPRAWGVLWCMAAEALSRGWALWQALLALLCWLWHGLAHPTSWLQPLGPPATPPGSPPCSLLLDSSLSSNWDDDSLGPSLSPEAVLARTVGSTSTPRSRCTPRDALDLSDIDSEPPRGSFPSFEPRNLLSLFEDTLDPT; this comes from the exons ATGCCCGTGCCTACGGAGGGCACCCCGCCACCTCTGAGTGACACCCCCATCCCAGTCCCGGCCTACTTCCACCACGCAGAACCTGGATTCTCCCTCAAGAGGCCCAGGGGGCTCAGCCGGAGCCTCCCACCTCCGCCCCCTGCCAAGGGCAGCATCCCCATCAGCCGCCTCTTCCCTCCTCGGACCCCAGGCTGGCACCAGCTGCAGCCCCGGCGGGTGTCATTCCGGAGTGAGGCCTCAAAGACTCTGCAGAGCCCTGGGTATGACCCAAGCCGGCCAGAGTCCTTCTTCCAGCAGAGCTTCCAGAGGCTCAGCCGCCTGGGCCATGGCTCCTACGGAGAGGTCTTCAAG GTGCGCTCCAAGGAGGACGGCCGGCTCTATGCGGTAAAGCGTTCCATGTCACCATTCCGGGGCCCCAAGGACCGGGCTCGCAAGCTGGCCGAGGTGGGCAGCCACGAGAAGGTGGGGCAGCACCCATGCTGCGTGAGGCTAGAGCAGGCCTGGGAGGAGGGCGGCATCCTGTACCTGCAGACGGAGCTGTGCGGGCCCAACCTGCAGCAACACTGTGAGGCCTGGGGCGCCAGCCTGCCTGAGGCCCAGGTCTGGGGCTACCTGCGGGACACGCTGCTTGCCCTGGCCCACCTGCACGGCCAGGGCCTGGTGCACCTTGATGTCAAGCCTGCCAACATCTTCCTGGGGCCCCGGGGCCGCTGCAAGCTGGGTGACTTCGGACTGCTGGTGGAGCTGGGTACAGCAGGAGCTGGTGAGGTCCAGGAGGGAGACCCCCGCTACATGGCCCCCGAGCTGCTGCAGGGCTCCTATGGGACAGCAGCGGATGTGTTCAG TCTGGGCCTCACCATCCTGGAAGTGGCATGCAACATGGAGCTGCCCCACGGTGGGGAGGGCTGGCAGCAGCTGCGCCAGGGCTACCTGCCCCCTGAGTTCACTGCCG GTCTGTCTTCCGAGCTGCGTTCTGTCCTTGTCATGATGCTGGAGCCGGACCCCAAGCTGCGGGCCACGGCCGAGGCCCTGCTGGCACTGCCTGTGTTGAGGCAGCCTCGGGCTTGGGGTGTGTTGTGGTGCATGGCAGCGGAAGCCCTGAGCCGAGGGTGGGCCCTGTGGCAG gccctgctTGCCCTGCTCTGCTGGCTCTGGCATGGGCTGGCTCACCCCACCAGCTGGCTACAGCCCCTGGGCCCGccagccaccccgcctggctcaCCACCCTGCAGTTTGCTCCTGGACAGCAGCCTCTCCAGCAACTGGGATGATGACAGCCTAGG GCCCTCACTCTCCCCTGAGGCTGTCCTGGCCCGGACTGTGGGGAGCACCTCCACCCCCCGGAGCAGGTGCACACCCAG ggaTGCCCTGGACCTAAGTGACATCGACTCAGAGCCTCCTCGGGGCTCCTTCCCCTCCTTTGAGCCTCGGAACCTCCTCAGCCTGTTTGAGGACACCCTAGACCCAACCTGA
- the PAQR4 gene encoding progestin and adipoQ receptor family member 4 isoform X1 translates to MAFLAGPRLLDWASSPPHLQFNKFVLTGYRPASSGSGCLRSLFYLHNELGNIYTHGLALLGFLVLVPMTMPWGQLGKDGWLGGTHCVACLAPPAGSVLYHLFMCHQGGSAVYARLLALDMCGVCLVNTLGALPIIHCTLACRPWLRPAALVGYTVLSGVAGWRALTAPSTSARLRAFGWQAAARLLVFGARGVGLGSGAPGSLPCYLRMDALALLGGLVNVARLPERWGPGRFDYWGNSHQIMHLLSVGSILQLHAGVVPDLLWAAHHACPRD, encoded by the exons ATGGCGTTCCTGGCCGGGCCGCGCCTGCTGGACTGGGCCAGCTCGCCGCCGCACCTGCAGTTCAATAAGTTCGTGCTGACCGGGTACCGGCCCGCCAGCAGCGGCTCGGGCTGCCTGCGCAGCCTCTTCTACCTGCACAACGAACTGGGCAACATCTACACGCACG GGCTGGCCCTGCTGGGCTTCCTGGTGCTGGTGCCAATGACCATGCCCTGGGGTCAGCTGGGCAAGGATGGCTGGCTGGGAGGCACACACTGCGTGGCCTGCCTTGCACCCCCCGCAGGCTCCGTGCTCTATCACCTCTTTATGTGCCACCAAGGGGGCAGCGCTGTGTACGCCCGGCTCCTCGCCCTGGACATGTGTGGGGTCTGCCTCGTCAACACCCTTG GGGCCCTGCCCATCATCCACTGCACCCTGGCCTGCAGGCCCTGGCTGCGCCCGGCTGCCCTGGTGGGCTACACTGTGTTGTCGGGTGTGGCCGGCTGGCGCGCTCTCACCGCCCCCTCCACCAGTGCTCGGCTCCGGGCATTTGGTTGGCAGGCTGCTGCCCGCCTACTAGTATTCGGGGCCCGGGGAGTGGGTCTGGGTTCAGGAGCTCCAGGCTCCCTGCCCTGCTACCTGCGCATGGACGCACTGGCGCTGCTTGGGGGACTGGTAAACGTAGCCCGCCTGCCTGAGCGCTGGGGACCCGGCCGCTTCGACTACTGGGGCAACTCCCACCAGATCATGCACCTGCTGAGCGTGGGCTCCATCCTGCAGCTGCACGCCGGCGTCGTGCCTGACCTGCTCTGGGCTGCCCACCACGCCTGTCCCCGGGACTGA
- the PAQR4 gene encoding progestin and adipoQ receptor family member 4 isoform X3: MAFLAGPRLLDWASSPPHLQFNKFVLTGYRPASSGSGCLRSLFYLHNELGNIYTHGSVLYHLFMCHQGGSAVYARLLALDMCGVCLVNTLGALPIIHCTLACRPWLRPAALVGYTVLSGVAGWRALTAPSTSARLRAFGWQAAARLLVFGARGVGLGSGAPGSLPCYLRMDALALLGGLVNVARLPERWGPGRFDYWGNSHQIMHLLSVGSILQLHAGVVPDLLWAAHHACPRD; this comes from the exons ATGGCGTTCCTGGCCGGGCCGCGCCTGCTGGACTGGGCCAGCTCGCCGCCGCACCTGCAGTTCAATAAGTTCGTGCTGACCGGGTACCGGCCCGCCAGCAGCGGCTCGGGCTGCCTGCGCAGCCTCTTCTACCTGCACAACGAACTGGGCAACATCTACACGCACG GCTCCGTGCTCTATCACCTCTTTATGTGCCACCAAGGGGGCAGCGCTGTGTACGCCCGGCTCCTCGCCCTGGACATGTGTGGGGTCTGCCTCGTCAACACCCTTG GGGCCCTGCCCATCATCCACTGCACCCTGGCCTGCAGGCCCTGGCTGCGCCCGGCTGCCCTGGTGGGCTACACTGTGTTGTCGGGTGTGGCCGGCTGGCGCGCTCTCACCGCCCCCTCCACCAGTGCTCGGCTCCGGGCATTTGGTTGGCAGGCTGCTGCCCGCCTACTAGTATTCGGGGCCCGGGGAGTGGGTCTGGGTTCAGGAGCTCCAGGCTCCCTGCCCTGCTACCTGCGCATGGACGCACTGGCGCTGCTTGGGGGACTGGTAAACGTAGCCCGCCTGCCTGAGCGCTGGGGACCCGGCCGCTTCGACTACTGGGGCAACTCCCACCAGATCATGCACCTGCTGAGCGTGGGCTCCATCCTGCAGCTGCACGCCGGCGTCGTGCCTGACCTGCTCTGGGCTGCCCACCACGCCTGTCCCCGGGACTGA
- the PAQR4 gene encoding progestin and adipoQ receptor family member 4 isoform X5, whose product MAFLAGPRLLDWASSPPHLQFNKFVLTGYRPASSGSGCLRSLFYLHNELGNIYTHGLALLGFLVLVPMTMPWGQLGKDGWLGGTHCVACLAPPAGSVLYHLFMCHQGGSAVYARLLALDMCGVCLVNTLGALPIIHCTLACRPWLRPAALVGYTVLSGVAGWRALTAPSTSARLRAFGWQAAARLLLHAGVVPDLLWAAHHACPRD is encoded by the exons ATGGCGTTCCTGGCCGGGCCGCGCCTGCTGGACTGGGCCAGCTCGCCGCCGCACCTGCAGTTCAATAAGTTCGTGCTGACCGGGTACCGGCCCGCCAGCAGCGGCTCGGGCTGCCTGCGCAGCCTCTTCTACCTGCACAACGAACTGGGCAACATCTACACGCACG GGCTGGCCCTGCTGGGCTTCCTGGTGCTGGTGCCAATGACCATGCCCTGGGGTCAGCTGGGCAAGGATGGCTGGCTGGGAGGCACACACTGCGTGGCCTGCCTTGCACCCCCCGCAGGCTCCGTGCTCTATCACCTCTTTATGTGCCACCAAGGGGGCAGCGCTGTGTACGCCCGGCTCCTCGCCCTGGACATGTGTGGGGTCTGCCTCGTCAACACCCTTG GGGCCCTGCCCATCATCCACTGCACCCTGGCCTGCAGGCCCTGGCTGCGCCCGGCTGCCCTGGTGGGCTACACTGTGTTGTCGGGTGTGGCCGGCTGGCGCGCTCTCACCGCCCCCTCCACCAGTGCTCGGCTCCGGGCATTTGGTTGGCAGGCTGCTGCCCGCCTACTA CTGCACGCCGGCGTCGTGCCTGACCTGCTCTGGGCTGCCCACCACGCCTGTCCCCGGGACTGA
- the PAQR4 gene encoding progestin and adipoQ receptor family member 4 isoform X4, with protein sequence MTMPWGQLGKDGWLGGTHCVACLAPPAGSVLYHLFMCHQGGSAVYARLLALDMCGVCLVNTLGALPIIHCTLACRPWLRPAALVGYTVLSGVAGWRALTAPSTSARLRAFGWQAAARLLVFGARGVGLGSGAPGSLPCYLRMDALALLGGLVNVARLPERWGPGRFDYWGNSHQIMHLLSVGSILQLHAGVVPDLLWAAHHACPRD encoded by the exons ATGACCATGCCCTGGGGTCAGCTGGGCAAGGATGGCTGGCTGGGAGGCACACACTGCGTGGCCTGCCTTGCACCCCCCGCAGGCTCCGTGCTCTATCACCTCTTTATGTGCCACCAAGGGGGCAGCGCTGTGTACGCCCGGCTCCTCGCCCTGGACATGTGTGGGGTCTGCCTCGTCAACACCCTTG GGGCCCTGCCCATCATCCACTGCACCCTGGCCTGCAGGCCCTGGCTGCGCCCGGCTGCCCTGGTGGGCTACACTGTGTTGTCGGGTGTGGCCGGCTGGCGCGCTCTCACCGCCCCCTCCACCAGTGCTCGGCTCCGGGCATTTGGTTGGCAGGCTGCTGCCCGCCTACTAGTATTCGGGGCCCGGGGAGTGGGTCTGGGTTCAGGAGCTCCAGGCTCCCTGCCCTGCTACCTGCGCATGGACGCACTGGCGCTGCTTGGGGGACTGGTAAACGTAGCCCGCCTGCCTGAGCGCTGGGGACCCGGCCGCTTCGACTACTGGGGCAACTCCCACCAGATCATGCACCTGCTGAGCGTGGGCTCCATCCTGCAGCTGCACGCCGGCGTCGTGCCTGACCTGCTCTGGGCTGCCCACCACGCCTGTCCCCGGGACTGA
- the PAQR4 gene encoding progestin and adipoQ receptor family member 4 isoform X2 encodes MQMKGVACRLWWSCLECREGPRTQTGLALLGFLVLVPMTMPWGQLGKDGWLGGTHCVACLAPPAGSVLYHLFMCHQGGSAVYARLLALDMCGVCLVNTLGALPIIHCTLACRPWLRPAALVGYTVLSGVAGWRALTAPSTSARLRAFGWQAAARLLVFGARGVGLGSGAPGSLPCYLRMDALALLGGLVNVARLPERWGPGRFDYWGNSHQIMHLLSVGSILQLHAGVVPDLLWAAHHACPRD; translated from the exons ATGCAAATGAAGGGCGTTGCATGCAGACTTTGGTGGAGCTGCCTGGAATGCAGAGAAGGACCGAGAACACAGACGG GGCTGGCCCTGCTGGGCTTCCTGGTGCTGGTGCCAATGACCATGCCCTGGGGTCAGCTGGGCAAGGATGGCTGGCTGGGAGGCACACACTGCGTGGCCTGCCTTGCACCCCCCGCAGGCTCCGTGCTCTATCACCTCTTTATGTGCCACCAAGGGGGCAGCGCTGTGTACGCCCGGCTCCTCGCCCTGGACATGTGTGGGGTCTGCCTCGTCAACACCCTTG GGGCCCTGCCCATCATCCACTGCACCCTGGCCTGCAGGCCCTGGCTGCGCCCGGCTGCCCTGGTGGGCTACACTGTGTTGTCGGGTGTGGCCGGCTGGCGCGCTCTCACCGCCCCCTCCACCAGTGCTCGGCTCCGGGCATTTGGTTGGCAGGCTGCTGCCCGCCTACTAGTATTCGGGGCCCGGGGAGTGGGTCTGGGTTCAGGAGCTCCAGGCTCCCTGCCCTGCTACCTGCGCATGGACGCACTGGCGCTGCTTGGGGGACTGGTAAACGTAGCCCGCCTGCCTGAGCGCTGGGGACCCGGCCGCTTCGACTACTGGGGCAACTCCCACCAGATCATGCACCTGCTGAGCGTGGGCTCCATCCTGCAGCTGCACGCCGGCGTCGTGCCTGACCTGCTCTGGGCTGCCCACCACGCCTGTCCCCGGGACTGA